The sequence below is a genomic window from Harmonia axyridis chromosome 1, icHarAxyr1.1, whole genome shotgun sequence.
tgaatttttcttgcatttaatgtgtcttgtttcgttcaaaaccttcccgagagaacataaaaataagttataaagtcaatgtagagttaactttcattaaaattgagattttcagaatgtgcgttaatttttttgcgcagtgtatattgtgATCGTTGGAAATCTGattgatatgatttttttcctttcaagGAGAACAAAATCTCATCAGCAACCAAAGAAAAGATGGTagatgaaggaaataatggaAACAGCCATAATAATAGTACAAATTCCAAAAAAAGTTCAGAAGCACACGATTCCATTGATGATGACTCTGACTTTTCGGATTTAGATATTCCAGCTCAGTGAGTTCTATATTCTTGATCTCTCGAGTCATTTCATgctaattgaaaaatgattgtaTCGTTTTGATTTGCATTGAAATATATCCCTCATCCTCACTATCAAGCCTTTATATTTGTTGGATCATATTTTATCAATTCAAAGTTATGATCTTAGCAAGCCTGGAATgggaaatgtattttttttttgagcgctcgtttcaCTCAAACAAGGGAGAaatctttgattttttcaatttttttttttaattacattttcatgaagaatttcatgttgatccgATAAGGTTAAAATTAGGTttgtatatagggtgttcctaaatacGCTCTAtaagtgtgacgtcacacaccgccatttttggttttcctgtcagtgttcggaatccaaacaaattaattgtcattcaaattagtacgatgtcgttgaaggaattggcatATTATCATAAATAAGAGAATTTGaagaacgatttcagtattaattgatagacagaaggaatgaggttaataccagtaagtttgaattctgtatcattccccagattttgtaaaaatccGTGTTtgttagttgaacttcaagttcgaacttactggcattaatctcttgccttctgtctatcaattaatagtaaaatcgttccttaaataatcttatttatcaaaataagccaatttcttcaactacAACGTACTAACTTGAataacaatttgtttgtttggattccgaacactgacaggagaactaaaatggcggtgtgtgacgtcatcactaatagagtgcattggaggtacaaacgaaattgacagattacccggatcattttaagaaaattccTATAAACACGGGCACGcaaatgtttttgtttttttttttctcatatcaccttcccctcacaagatattcaacttaaatttggcatagatattctaatttaagttttcatcatgacaaatgcttattttgaatgcaactCTTCAGGGGTTATCTTTTTTCTGGAATAGTGCCCGATTCCTTCCTCCAGTACTTTATTTTTTCCGTGGACCTATGacagtttagaaaaatgttgaaaataaattgtaaatCCAAATGATTTTGAAGCTCCAGGTAGtaaactgtgatgaataaatcaattataagttttggtgctTATTTGTCCACTCTGTAGCAacaattaataaagattcaataaactgaTATGATCGTCACAAAAGAGTagtactacaagaaacaccctatacctcaaaaacaaagcgtttgtgggaacatatttatgaaacttctttttaaatttacttaaggaatctctcatttttctttgcaCCTCTAATTATGTAACgaaagatgcatagaatatttGGTGTAGATACTTTCTCATTAATGCTAATAGGATGAGTCTATCTTCCAAACTTTTCTTGAGTacaaattcgaaaaaatcatGTAGATCTCAAGTCCATTTGCTCAGCAAGAAATAAcggttatttattttcttttcaacaaggaaataacatacCGATATTGAATTGTATTCAATATCGGTATGGAGAATTCAACAGATTCCTACATCTATCGACGAAAATGATAGTCATCTACTCACTGTTTAAACAGTTTTGGGCAGTTTGGCCttatattctatgcatcttgatATAAAATAACTACTCGAGTGATTATGTCATTATAACCATAGAATTTCATTTCCaatgaacgagcactcaaaagccCCTAATCACAGAATTCGctgaatttcttcatttttactAATATAATGTTTTTTGCAGATGTGATATACAAGATATTTCTTGTACTTGTTCGCACGAAGGTCGCCAGCTACTTAACGAAATACTGCCAATTAATGTGGATCAATTGTTTACCTTACTTTTTACCAGTTCAAAATTTTACTTAGATTTTCACGCTTTTCGCAAAACCACTGATTTAGTTCAAACCCCCTGGACGCCAGAACCCAAAGACAATACAAAAATCAGGAAAGTGAACCAGACCGTCAATCTTACCCAGGCCCTAGGCCCCAAAACATCTCAAGTCACCGAAATACAGGTTAGTTCTGGATTTTTGACTTCGTAACcagtaatttttattaatttattgcaAATTTACAATCTACTCAATTCGGTAATAAGTAAATATTTTGTGTGATCTTGGagaactgattttgataaaatgatATGACAATTGATAAAAGTTAATGAAACGTGTAATTTTCTATGATCtagtgaacacaaatgacataagaaatgtcaaaaaatagtaCACAATGTTGCCATTATTACCATTTTAAATTTGATCTCTCTACTTGAAAAACCTTTTACAGTTCCAGTACATCCATCGAATAAATAGCAATAAATACGATGGTATAATATAACTCTGAACTGGGTCATTTATTCAGGTTGAAATGAAGGAACCTCTTCGACTAATCAAAACTGTCGTTTCAGATAATGCTGCCATGTAGCAAGCCTGGTCTCCTGTACTCCATCAACTCTGAGAGTATCAGCGGTGGAGTACCCTATGGAGACAGTTTCGTCATCGAAGTACACTATTGCCTGAAGAAAGTTTCCGATAAGCAATCCTCTCTGACGGTGAACGCACAAGTAAAGTTTAAGAAGTCGGTGTGGGGTCTTGTAAAAGGTAATTCTTCGCATACTCTAAGACCTGTGCAGATCTGTGTAAGATTACATTATTTTTAGGGATGATCGAGAAAAACTGCTGGTCAGGTTTAGAAGATTATTTCGTACAGTTACTTAAAGCGCTTAAGACAGAAGCTGAGGAAATGGTGCCGGATATTAAAAGGAAagtgaagaagaagaggaaattGCATTCTACACCCAGAGCGACAACTCCTGTTGGCTTATCAGGTAGTTATAACATAATAAAGTGTTCtctaataagaggtttcatggAGCATTagttccaaagaaaaaagtctaaaggtattaaattacaagatctcggtggccaattgatcacctcttcgagaaataacactcTAAAGTTTTTTGAGCTTTTTCAATCGGTTTTAttttcaaagcaattttttgtTCTATTTGTAGAAGCTTCCATCCACTCCAGTACTACCTCAACAAGTTTAGTGACACTGGAGAAGCCTACGATTTTCATTTTTGTGTTGATCATTCTGTTATTCGTCTTGAATGTGTTCTTGTTGATGAAACTTTGGACACTGGAAGAGGAAAAACCGCCAAGTTATCTGTTCAACATTCATTCGATGAAGTGAGTTTCGTCTCAATTAGTTGAGTAGCATAGTAGGAAGAACGATGATACCAAATATCTTTTTTATAGGAAGCCGCCAACTACAAACGATGAGTGGCTTAGTTTACTGAAGGTGCAAGATAACATACATAGTAAAGAAATCAAAAGGTGGCAAGAGCTTTTGAGTGAGGCACTGGATTCACTGAAAAAGGTACTGCAATGACACAAAATACAAGTATATTCCGAAAATGggaatatacatatacatataaatttttttttaaacttttttcCTAACTCATGACTTGGCAAATCAATATCACATAAATATTTCTTCaaagaattgaaataaaaaaaataaaaggcaTCGCGGAGTCGATTTCGTCACTTGGAAGTATGAGTAATCAAACGCCATATACGAACacgtttgtttttattatttttttctctggaGAAGATCATTttaaaacttattattatttaacgGTTTTTCATTGTATCaggttttccaatgaaaaaagGCAACACTGtgcataattttttgattttcttatGTCATATGGATTTAGTATCATTTGTGTTCTATCATGGAAAGATATGCGTTTCAAATACATTCAGCAATTGTTAAATCAATGCTCATTTGTGATACTGAGAGATATTtaagaattcaaaaatcaaaaaaaat
It includes:
- the LOC123686906 gene encoding protein Aster-B-like isoform X2 is translated as MLRDRLSLTPKGTPTCSPQLPPKLEVSLEQQSSDNRELNSGLPEDPVNDGLDGKSPNTDINHQEVVVKNDVNQIVSTKEKKKKKSSWFNTFYPTYKSRSEDFKRIFKDVPDDERLVVDYSCAVQKEILVHGRLYVTQNYLCFYANIFGWETNIVLRWKDVTAITKEKTALVIPNAVLISTKTEKFFFTSFVARDKVYLMLFRVWQNALMDRQMSNQEMWQWVHQSYGAELGLTSDDEDYIAPGTEEIKTTKASSESLLEENKISSATKEKMVDEGNNGNSHNNSTNSKKSSEAHDSIDDDSDFSDLDIPAQCDIQDISCTCSHEGRQLLNEILPINVDQLFTLLFTSSKFYLDFHAFRKTTDLVQTPWTPEPKDNTKIRKVNQTVNLTQALGPKTSQVTEIQIMLPCSKPGLLYSINSESISGGVPYGDSFVIEVHYCLKKVSDKQSSLTVNAQVKFKKSVWGLVKGMIEKNCWSGLEDYFVQLLKALKTEAEEMVPDIKRKVKKKRKLHSTPRATTPVGLSEASIHSSTTSTSLVTLEKPTIFIFVLIILLFVLNVFLLMKLWTLEEEKPPSYLFNIHSMKKPPTTNDEWLSLLKVQDNIHSKEIKRWQELLSEALDSLKKTNYILSTLQKATAGKPMENVENKEFSPTPEPIKNMEL
- the LOC123686906 gene encoding protein Aster-B-like isoform X4, which codes for MLLVHKHTIFGLDGKSPNTDINHQEVVVKNDVNQIVSTKEKKKKKSSWFNTFYPTYKSRSEDFKRIFKDVPDDERLVVDYSCAVQKEILVHGRLYVTQNYLCFYANIFGWETNIVLRWKDVTAITKEKTALVIPNAVLISTKTEKFFFTSFVARDKVYLMLFRVWQNALMDRQMSNQEMWQWVHQSYGAELGLTSDDEDYIAPGTEEIKTTKASSESLLEENKISSATKEKMVDEGNNGNSHNNSTNSKKSSEAHDSIDDDSDFSDLDIPAQCDIQDISCTCSHEGRQLLNEILPINVDQLFTLLFTSSKFYLDFHAFRKTTDLVQTPWTPEPKDNTKIRKVNQTVNLTQALGPKTSQVTEIQIMLPCSKPGLLYSINSESISGGVPYGDSFVIEVHYCLKKVSDKQSSLTVNAQVKFKKSVWGLVKGMIEKNCWSGLEDYFVQLLKALKTEAEEMVPDIKRKVKKKRKLHSTPRATTPVGLSEASIHSSTTSTSLVTLEKPTIFIFVLIILLFVLNVFLLMKLWTLEEEKPPSYLFNIHSMKKPPTTNDEWLSLLKVQDNIHSKEIKRWQELLSEALDSLKKTNYILSTLQKATAGKPMENVENKEFSPTPEPIKNMEL
- the LOC123686906 gene encoding protein Aster-B-like isoform X1, encoding MSSCGGGDIAIIPPKLSLTPKGTPTCSPQLPPKLEVSLEQQSSDNRELNSGLPEDPVNDGLDGKSPNTDINHQEVVVKNDVNQIVSTKEKKKKKSSWFNTFYPTYKSRSEDFKRIFKDVPDDERLVVDYSCAVQKEILVHGRLYVTQNYLCFYANIFGWETNIVLRWKDVTAITKEKTALVIPNAVLISTKTEKFFFTSFVARDKVYLMLFRVWQNALMDRQMSNQEMWQWVHQSYGAELGLTSDDEDYIAPGTEEIKTTKASSESLLEENKISSATKEKMVDEGNNGNSHNNSTNSKKSSEAHDSIDDDSDFSDLDIPAQCDIQDISCTCSHEGRQLLNEILPINVDQLFTLLFTSSKFYLDFHAFRKTTDLVQTPWTPEPKDNTKIRKVNQTVNLTQALGPKTSQVTEIQIMLPCSKPGLLYSINSESISGGVPYGDSFVIEVHYCLKKVSDKQSSLTVNAQVKFKKSVWGLVKGMIEKNCWSGLEDYFVQLLKALKTEAEEMVPDIKRKVKKKRKLHSTPRATTPVGLSEASIHSSTTSTSLVTLEKPTIFIFVLIILLFVLNVFLLMKLWTLEEEKPPSYLFNIHSMKKPPTTNDEWLSLLKVQDNIHSKEIKRWQELLSEALDSLKKTNYILSTLQKATAGKPMENVENKEFSPTPEPIKNMEL
- the LOC123686906 gene encoding protein Aster-B-like isoform X5 gives rise to the protein MQASGEMGLDGKSPNTDINHQEVVVKNDVNQIVSTKEKKKKKSSWFNTFYPTYKSRSEDFKRIFKDVPDDERLVVDYSCAVQKEILVHGRLYVTQNYLCFYANIFGWETNIVLRWKDVTAITKEKTALVIPNAVLISTKTEKFFFTSFVARDKVYLMLFRVWQNALMDRQMSNQEMWQWVHQSYGAELGLTSDDEDYIAPGTEEIKTTKASSESLLEENKISSATKEKMVDEGNNGNSHNNSTNSKKSSEAHDSIDDDSDFSDLDIPAQCDIQDISCTCSHEGRQLLNEILPINVDQLFTLLFTSSKFYLDFHAFRKTTDLVQTPWTPEPKDNTKIRKVNQTVNLTQALGPKTSQVTEIQIMLPCSKPGLLYSINSESISGGVPYGDSFVIEVHYCLKKVSDKQSSLTVNAQVKFKKSVWGLVKGMIEKNCWSGLEDYFVQLLKALKTEAEEMVPDIKRKVKKKRKLHSTPRATTPVGLSEASIHSSTTSTSLVTLEKPTIFIFVLIILLFVLNVFLLMKLWTLEEEKPPSYLFNIHSMKKPPTTNDEWLSLLKVQDNIHSKEIKRWQELLSEALDSLKKTNYILSTLQKATAGKPMENVENKEFSPTPEPIKNMEL
- the LOC123686906 gene encoding protein Aster-B-like isoform X3 — encoded protein: MKRRKYERRSLVMRGLEKKLCCIPVRLELGEAYVLTKELVKGLDGKSPNTDINHQEVVVKNDVNQIVSTKEKKKKKSSWFNTFYPTYKSRSEDFKRIFKDVPDDERLVVDYSCAVQKEILVHGRLYVTQNYLCFYANIFGWETNIVLRWKDVTAITKEKTALVIPNAVLISTKTEKFFFTSFVARDKVYLMLFRVWQNALMDRQMSNQEMWQWVHQSYGAELGLTSDDEDYIAPGTEEIKTTKASSESLLEENKISSATKEKMVDEGNNGNSHNNSTNSKKSSEAHDSIDDDSDFSDLDIPAQCDIQDISCTCSHEGRQLLNEILPINVDQLFTLLFTSSKFYLDFHAFRKTTDLVQTPWTPEPKDNTKIRKVNQTVNLTQALGPKTSQVTEIQIMLPCSKPGLLYSINSESISGGVPYGDSFVIEVHYCLKKVSDKQSSLTVNAQVKFKKSVWGLVKGMIEKNCWSGLEDYFVQLLKALKTEAEEMVPDIKRKVKKKRKLHSTPRATTPVGLSEASIHSSTTSTSLVTLEKPTIFIFVLIILLFVLNVFLLMKLWTLEEEKPPSYLFNIHSMKKPPTTNDEWLSLLKVQDNIHSKEIKRWQELLSEALDSLKKTNYILSTLQKATAGKPMENVENKEFSPTPEPIKNMEL